In Osmia bicornis bicornis chromosome 10, iOsmBic2.1, whole genome shotgun sequence, one genomic interval encodes:
- the LOC114880229 gene encoding SET and MYND domain-containing protein 4-like — protein sequence MQEKMDKLLGLLHEKILAVDKYEDVFNDFKTLHADEERVRFFLKLMLEYGMIPQICPDRKNVRKSTELREQGNEKFMSKSLTSSLCIDALKLYTKSIAYAPCTSEQLALAYANRSAVLKKIHKYKECIQDIDRALALPYPNNSRSILYLRKIECSSILKYPNTEDTIKEAQNWLDRLSLNDVGHKKMNNMFISAKKISVSNISKKRSIVKQSPLPELKICNSEVSCASDAITIKYNEKYGRHIVATRDINIGEIIAVEKPYLLMLSPNNLQTHCSNCLEVCWANIPCNYCTYAMYCSEECKASDWKKYHDIECKVFPYFFKMNFMERHQYSVRLAIQAVRESNNIQNLREELKEVENCDNPRTKGFSKNGTFESDAYRSVLSLVTHVEKLSLEDLFTRSAEASFISYYLATSTDIFGSSLKDLSELIENNDAIFVGGLILRHLQLIPLNTHSFTEEHEIASEDRGGALMPFLSLFNHSCNPNILRVSRTAHIIAYAMYPIKKDEQIFDHYGPLYSMVPKFTRRLELLIRYFFTCDCVACVEDWPEFHELMLSKESSLGIALRTLPNYPKYRRMAEEGNVFNQHMIDDLLQMFERVYKAVRMPHCTITEISAILKRVYCLSGNRFDIPEL from the exons ATGCAAGAAAAAATGGATAAATTGCTGGGTTTATTACATGAAAAAATACTTGCTGTAGATAAGTATGAAGATGTATTTAATGATTTCAAAACTTTACATGCAGATGAGGAACGTGTAAGGTTTTTTCTTAAGCTTATGCTAGAATATGGTATGATTCCTCAAATATGTCCAGATAGAAAAAATGTAAGGAAATCTACAGAATTAAGAGAAcaaggaaatgaaaaatttatgtcAAAATCATTAACAAGCTCTCTGTGTATCGATGCACTAAAACTGTATACAAAAAGTATAGCATATGCACCTTGTACATCTGAACAACTTGCTTTGGCGTATGCGAATAGATCTGCTGttctaaaaaaaatacacaaatACAAAGAATGTATTCAAGACATAGATAGAGCCTTAGCTTTACCATATCCAAATAATTCAagaagtatattatatttaagaaaaattgagtgttcaagtatattaaaatatcccAACACAGAAGATACTATTAAGGAAGCACAAAATTGGCTAGACAGGCTGTCCTTGAATGATGTTGGtcataaaaaaatgaataatatgtTCATTTCTGCCAAAAAAATATCAGTATCAAATATATCAAAAAAACGAAGTATCGTAAAACAATCACCTTTGCCTGAATTGAAAATATGCAACTCTGAAGTTTCTTGTGCCTCTGATGCAATAactataaaatataatgaaaaatatggcAGACACATTGTAGCTACTCGTGACATAAATATTGGTGAAATAATTGCTGTAGAAAAACCTTATTTGCTAATGTTAAGTCCTAACAATTTACAGACGCATTGTTCAAATTGCTTGGAAGTATGCTGGGCTAATATACCTTGTAACTATTGTACATATGCTATGTATTGTTCAGAAGAATGTAAAGCTTCGGACTGGAAAAAATATCATGACATAGAATGTAAGGTATTTCcttacttttttaaaatgaattttatggAACGTCATCAGTATAGTGTAAGACTTGCTATTCAGGCAGTAAGAGAGAGTAATAATATACAGAACTTAAGAGAAGAACTAAAAGAAGTTGAAAATTGTGATA ATCCTCGTACAAAGGGTTTTTCAAAAAATGGTACATTTGAAAGTGATGCATACAGAAGTGTATTAAGTTTGGTTACTCACGTTGAAAAACTATCATTAGAAGATCTCTTTACAAGATCCGCAGAAGCTAGTTTTATATCGTATTACCTAGCAACAAGTACTGATATATTTGGAAGTTCACTGAAAGATTTATCTGAATTAATAGAAAACAATGATGCTATCTTTGTTGGGGGGCTCATTCTAAGGCATCTGCAGTTGATCCCTCTTAATACTCATTCt ttTACGGAGGAACATGAAATCGCTTCGGAAGACCGTGGTGGAGCACTTATGCCATTTCTTAGTCTGTTTAATCACAGTTGCAACCCAAACATTCTAAGAGTTTCAAGGACTGCGCATATAATTGCTTATGCAATGTATCCTATCAAGAAGGATGAACAG aTATTTGATCACTATGGTCCATTATATTCAATGGTACCAAAATTTACGAGACGCTTGGAACTTCTAATACGCTACTTCTTCACTTGCGATTGTGTAGCTTGTGTGGAAGACTGGCCAGAATTTCATGAATTAATGTTATCTAAG GAATCCAGTTTAGGAATAGCTCTTCGCACGTTGCCAAATTATCCTAAATATCGCCGTATGGCGGAAGAAGGAAATGTATTTAATCAACATATGATAGATGACTTGTTACAAATGTTTGAACGAGTATATAAAGCGGTACGAATGCCTCACTGCACAATAACCGAGATATCAGCAATTCTTAAACGCGTCTATTGCTTAAGTGGAAACAGATTTGATATTCCTGAACTATAA
- the LOC114874354 gene encoding uncharacterized protein LOC114874354: MSNTDNRNSTRVILEELDAELFIEEVKKFPEIWDLNSEENRDKKKKNAAWEKICEKFCANFGEKTEEEKQDLVKKHMNRWRNIRDQYLRTVRKKRRYSNHNRQYIYARRLSFLQELDKAAATASSLDGEEAEEAVATDDDQMNMPFVTSMKEEPSIKQQRDLDPCLIDHLQTPVPCSVEEIDDDKSFFNSILPLVRSFNIEQKIEFRCEVLMLIKKVRT; the protein is encoded by the exons ATGTCGAATACAGACAACCGTAATTCCACAAGAGTGATTCTCGAAGAACTTGACGCCGAGTTATTTATCGAGGAGGTAAAAAAATTTCCCGAAATATGGGACCTGAACTCCGAGGAAAATagggataaaaagaaaaagaatgcGGCATGGGAGAAAATATGTGAAAAATTCTGTGCGAATTTTGGAGAAAAGACCGAAGAAGAGAAACAAGATCTCG ttAAAAAACATATGAACAGATGGAGAAATATACGAGATCAATATCTGAGGACTGTCCGCAAGAAGAGGAGGTACAGTAACCATAACAGACAATATATCTATGCACGTCGACTGTCCTTTTTACAAGAACTGGATAAAGCTGCAGCTACAGCATCCAGTTTGGATGGCGAAGAAGCTGAAGAAGCAGTAGCTACTGATGATGATCAAATGAATATGCCTTTTGTCACAAGCATGAAGGAGGAGCCATCGATAAAACAACAGAGGGATCTAGACCCATGTTTAATTGATCATTTACAAACACCAGTTCCTTGTAGCGTTGAAGAAATTGATGATGATAAATCGTTCTTTAATTCCATACTTCCTTTAGTGCGGTCATTCAATATCGAACAGAAAATAGAATTCAGATGCGAGGTTCTAATGCTTATTAAAAAAGTCAGGACATGA
- the LOC114880230 gene encoding WD repeat-containing protein 37: MPGEPSVTTGNKSTGKIKRISIPRVQSSTDTELQSQSGSTPLQPNAQHYAAFRTDLDDSILPPALRCRLFDLFQQIEKEFEALYTENLGLHEKIDTLNERLERECYGSGERSLPVGDVADFPDTKIFSKQKSMAGNTAPKTKTTSNKLKAQTSKIVSSFKTPTMTCSMQREYSGHRDGVWEVTVGRSGQIIATASADHSARVWGVDSGRCLLQYIGHSGSVNSVRFHPTKELALTSSGDNSAHVWQAAVDWDFPKRQNSSEDLSGLNTDRNLSSAIITNEEQEEPPTLRTPVRELLGHVGVVMAADWLPDAEQVVTASWDRTANLYDVETGEIIHTLCGHDQELSHVSTHHTQRLCVTSSKDSTFRLWDFREPIHSVSVFQAHTETVTSAVFTREDKIVSGSDDRSVKIWELRNIRSPLATIRGDSAANRLAVSSTGIVAIPHDNRQIRLFDLSGQRLARLPRTSRQGHRRMVSSVAWAEDSGVCNLFSSGFDRLVLGWSIVPLKEC; this comes from the exons ATGCCAGGAGAACCATCTGTGACTACTGGAAACAAGAGCACTGGAAAAATTAAACGTATTTCCATTCCAAGAGTACAAAGTAGCACAGATACAGAATTGCAATCACAAAGTGGATCTACTCCATTGCAACCAAACGCACAGCATTATGCAGCTTTCCGTACAGATCTTGATGACAGTATATTACCACCAGCTTTGCGATGTCGATTGTTTGACTTATTTCAGCAAATAGAGAAAGAATTTGAAGCTCTCTATACTGAAAATTTAGGAT TGCACGAGAAAATAGACACTCTTAATGAGAGACTTGAAAGAGAATGTTATGGTTCTGGGGAACGAAGCTTACCTGTTGGAGATGTTGCAGATTTTCCAGATACAAAAATCTTTTCCAAACAGAAAT CTATGGCAGGGAATACAGCACCAAAGACAAAAACAACTTCTAATAAGTTGAAAGCTCAAACCAGTAAAATAGTTTCCAGCTTTAAAACACCAACAATGACTTGTAGCATGCAAAGAGAATATTCTGGTCACCGAGACGGTGTTTGGGAAGTTACTGTTGGAAGATCGGGTCAAATTATTGCAACAGCTTCTGCTGATCACAGTGCCAGGGTTTGGGGTGTTGATAGCGGTCGTTGtcttttacaatatattg GTCATTCTGGTTCTGTTAACTCCGTGCGTTTTCATCCGACAAAGGAATTGGCACTTACATCCAGCGGAGATAATTCCGCTCATGTGTGGCAAGCTGCCGTTGATTGGGACTTTCCTAAACGACAGAATTCATCCGAAGATCTTTCAGGATTGAATACTGACAGAAATCTTAGTAGTGCAATCATCACAAATGAAGAACAGGAAGAACCACCCACTCTGAG AACTCCGGTACGAGAATTATTAGGTCACGTAGGTGTCGTAATGGCAGCAGATTGGTTACCCGACGCGGAACAAGTGGTGACTGCTTCTTGGGACAGAACTGCAAATTTGTATGATGTAGAAACTGGAGAGATTATTCATACGTTGTGCGGACATGATCAAGAACTTTCTCACGTTTCAACTCATCATACTCAAAGACTTTGTGTTACTTCGAGCAAAGATAGTACTTTCCGCTTGTGGGATTTCAGAGAACCTATTCACTCGGTTTCCGTTTTCCAAGCACATACCGA GACGGTAACATCAGCTGTTTTTACGCGCGAAGATAAAATCGTCTCAGGATCGGATGATCGAAGTGTAAAGATATGGGAATTGCGAAATATACGAAGTCCTTTGGCTACAATTAGAGGTGATAGCGCTGCTAATCGACTAGCAGTCTCAAGCACTGGCATTGTCGCAATACCACATGATAATAGACAAATTAGATTGTTTGACCTTAGCGGTCAACGGTTAGCTAGATTACCTAGAACAAGTAGACAG ggTCACCGGCGAATGGTTTCATCGGTGGCTTGGGCAGAAGACAGCGGAGTCTGTAATTTGTTCTCTTCAGGTTTTGATAGATTAGTCCTTGGATGGAGTATTGTACCTCTTAAAGAatgttaa